ATATGTGCCTCTACAATATTATCTAGTTTCTTTATGAACTGTGTGTTTATGACAAAAAGGACAATACTTTTTCATTTCTAATCTATCTGGATCATTTTTCTTGTTTTTCATTGTATTGTAATTTCTTTGTTTACAATCTGTACACGCTAGTATCACTTTTACTCTCATTACTCTCTAACCTCCTAATATAGCTCACAAACATAATCAATTAGAAATTTATTTTCAAAATCATGCATTACTTAACTAAATTATCACAACTTAGTTTTTATGTCAATGGCTTAAAAATATAAACAGATACTATCTAATTTTTTACTTTCAAAGGGACCGGATTTAGAAACCCAGTCCCTAAAATATTACTCAGTTATTGTAGTAACAACACCTGATCCAACTGTTCTTCCGCCTTCTCTTATTGCAAATCTTAATCCTTCATGCATTGCTACTGGTGTTATAAGTTCTACGTTCATGTCTATGTGGTCTCCTGGCATTACCATTTCTACTCCTTCTGGTAATGCAATTGATCCTGTTACATCTGTTGTTCTAAAGTAAAATTGTGGTCTGTATCCATTGAAGAATGGTGTATGTCTTCCACCTTCTTCTTTCTTAAGTACATATACCTGACCTACAAATTTCTTATGTGGATGTACTGTTCCTGGTTTTGCTAGTACTTGACCTCTTTCTACTTCGTCCCTCTGTATTCCTCTTAATAGTACTCCGATGTTATCTCCTGCCATTGCCTGGTCTAGAAGTTTTCTAAACATCTCTACTCCTGTACATGTTGTCTTCTTCTTCTCTTCCTTTAATCCTACTATCTCTAATTCGTCTCCGATTTTTAATACTCCACTTTCTACTCTTCCTGTTGCTACTGTTCCTCTTCCTGTTATTGTGAATACATCTTCTATTGGCATTAAGAAGTCCTTATCTGTTGGTCTTTCTGGTGTTGGTATATATTCATCTACTGCATCCATTAATTCATGTATGCATTTTGTTGCTTCTGGATCATCTGGGTTCTCTAATACCTTTAACGCACTTCCTACTATTATTGGTACGTCGTCTCCTGGGAATCCATACTCACTTAATAATTCTCTTACTTCCATCTCTACTAATTCTAGTAATTCTGGATCGTCTACCTGGTCTGACTTATTTAAGAATACTACTATATACTGTACTCCTACTCTGCTTGCTAACAATATATGTTCTCTTGTCTGTGGCATTGGACCATCTGCTGCACTTACTACTAGAATTGCTCCATCCATTTGTGCTGCTCCTGTTATCATGTTCTTTACATAATCTGCATGTCCTGGACAATCTACATGAGCATAGTGTCTCTTATCTGTCTCATATTCTACATGAGCTGTATTTATTGTTATTCCTCTTTCTTTTTCTTCTGGTGCTTTATCTATTTCATCATACTTTGTTGCTGCTGCTTTTCCCTCTTTTGATAATACCATTGTTATTGCTGCTGTTAATGTTGTCTTACCATGGTCTACGTGTCCTATTGTTCCTATGTTTACATGTGGTTTGGTTCTTTCATACTTTTCTTTTGACATTACTCTTCCTCCTTGTTGGTTATACACATCTTATTTAAGTAAACTCATCCTGGTGTGTTGTAAAAACTTTATACATCATTATTGGAGCCCATGACCAGGATTGAACTGGTGACCTCCACCTTACCAAGGTGACGCTCTGCCTACTGAGCTACATGGGCAATTTCTCTTGGAGCGGGAAACGGGACTCGAACCCGCGACGGCCAACTTGGGAAGCTGGTGTTCTACCACTGAACTACTCCCGCCAATAAACTTCAATTAAATATCAAAAGTAACATATCAGTTATTAATTCTAATACAAGTATATTTTTTTGTCAATATACTATTTTTTATTTATGAATTAAACATTTTTCCAATTTTCTTTTAACTCTCTGTAAAGCATTATCTATAGACTTGGCATGTCTATCTAAATCACATGCAATTTCTTGATATGACTTTCCATCGACATAAGACATAAGTACTTCCATTTCTAAATTTGACAACACTTCCCCTATTTCACTTTGTATATGATTTAGTTCTTCCCTGCTAATTACAAGTTCTTCGGGATCTTCCACCTTAGTTTCAGACAAAACATCCAATAAAGTTCTATCTGATTCTTCATCATATATAGGCTTATTTAAAGATATATATGTATTTAATGGAATATGCTTCTGCCTAGTAGCAGTTTTTATAGCAGTTATTATTTGACGGGTCACGCAAAGTTCTGCAAAAGCCTTAAAAGATGATAACTTATCTGGTTTAAAATCCCTTATGGCCTTATA
The genomic region above belongs to Clostridium sp. AWRP and contains:
- the rpmG gene encoding 50S ribosomal protein L33 yields the protein MRVKVILACTDCKQRNYNTMKNKKNDPDRLEMKKYCPFCHKHTVHKETR
- the tuf gene encoding elongation factor Tu, whose product is MSKEKYERTKPHVNIGTIGHVDHGKTTLTAAITMVLSKEGKAAATKYDEIDKAPEEKERGITINTAHVEYETDKRHYAHVDCPGHADYVKNMITGAAQMDGAILVVSAADGPMPQTREHILLASRVGVQYIVVFLNKSDQVDDPELLELVEMEVRELLSEYGFPGDDVPIIVGSALKVLENPDDPEATKCIHELMDAVDEYIPTPERPTDKDFLMPIEDVFTITGRGTVATGRVESGVLKIGDELEIVGLKEEKKKTTCTGVEMFRKLLDQAMAGDNIGVLLRGIQRDEVERGQVLAKPGTVHPHKKFVGQVYVLKKEEGGRHTPFFNGYRPQFYFRTTDVTGSIALPEGVEMVMPGDHIDMNVELITPVAMHEGLRFAIREGGRTVGSGVVTTITE
- the sigH gene encoding RNA polymerase sporulation sigma factor SigH, with amino-acid sequence MDNGSYNARKVSPFEEKLDEEIVIEAKKGDVSAQEYLINKYGNFVKSKSKSYFLIGADKEDIYQEGMIGLYKAIRDFKPDKLSSFKAFAELCVTRQIITAIKTATRQKHIPLNTYISLNKPIYDEESDRTLLDVLSETKVEDPEELVISREELNHIQSEIGEVLSNLEMEVLMSYVDGKSYQEIACDLDRHAKSIDNALQRVKRKLEKCLIHK